A single region of the Armatimonadota bacterium genome encodes:
- a CDS encoding restriction endonuclease: protein MAQQVLTQPVRPLPAGKISYEQFLEWLDEDTWAEWVDGEVQLMSPISLEHSKTFVFLTSILQFFISARQVGILCTEPFQMKTSADLPGRSPDIFFVSNARRHLLRRTYLDGAADLVVEIVSAESEQRDRVQKFGEYEQGGVREYWLIDPEKRFAEFYVLGEDGKYALQMKGEQGVYHSTVLEGFWLRIEWLWRLPPEVQVLQEWGWLSGER from the coding sequence ATGGCGCAGCAAGTGCTGACCCAACCTGTGCGCCCTCTGCCTGCGGGCAAAATCAGCTACGAGCAGTTCTTAGAGTGGCTGGACGAAGACACGTGGGCGGAGTGGGTGGACGGCGAGGTACAACTGATGAGCCCAATATCTCTGGAACACAGTAAGACTTTTGTCTTTCTGACATCCATACTGCAGTTTTTTATCTCCGCCAGGCAGGTGGGCATCCTGTGCACAGAACCGTTCCAGATGAAGACGAGCGCAGACCTGCCAGGTCGTTCCCCTGACATCTTCTTTGTAAGCAACGCTCGGCGGCACCTGCTGCGTCGTACCTATCTGGATGGGGCGGCAGACCTGGTGGTGGAAATCGTCAGTGCGGAAAGCGAGCAGCGCGACCGCGTGCAGAAGTTCGGCGAGTATGAGCAGGGTGGCGTGCGCGAATACTGGCTGATAGACCCCGAGAAGCGGTTTGCGGAGTTCTACGTGCTGGGTGAGGATGGCAAATATGCGCTGCAGATGAAGGGAGAACAGGGAGTGTATCACAGCACCGTGCTGGAAGGCTTCTGGCTGAGGATAGAGTGGCTCTGGCGATTGCCCCCGGAGGTGCAGGTGCTACAAGAATGGGGTTGGCTATCTGGAGAGAGGTGA
- a CDS encoding putative 3-methyladenine DNA glycosylase: MATDCLARAPLPPEFYLQPTLEVARALLGHILIHETDEGVTAGVIVETEAYLTGDPANHASRGKTLRNAAMFGPPGIAYVYQVHTHYCLNAVTAPEGVGEAVLIRAVEPVEGIDLMRQRRGVADTRLLTSGPGRLTQAMGIALAQNFCPLYEGRLLVVQGEAVPPEQVTQTTRIGIRLWAEKPWRFYVTGNRFVSRKGATHHRPP; this comes from the coding sequence ATGGCTACAGATTGTTTGGCTCGTGCGCCGCTTCCCCCAGAGTTTTATCTGCAGCCCACGCTGGAGGTCGCCCGCGCTTTACTGGGACACATTCTGATACACGAAACGGACGAGGGCGTCACCGCAGGCGTCATTGTGGAGACGGAGGCGTATCTGACAGGCGACCCCGCGAACCACGCCTCGCGTGGCAAGACCCTGCGCAACGCTGCTATGTTCGGACCGCCGGGCATCGCTTACGTCTATCAGGTACATACTCACTACTGTCTCAACGCGGTCACCGCGCCGGAAGGTGTCGGCGAAGCGGTGCTCATCCGGGCGGTAGAGCCGGTGGAGGGTATCGATCTGATGCGACAGCGGCGTGGTGTCGCCGACACTCGCCTGCTCACCTCCGGACCGGGCAGGCTGACTCAGGCAATGGGCATCGCGCTGGCACAAAACTTTTGCCCGCTTTATGAGGGCAGGCTACTCGTTGTACAGGGCGAGGCGGTTCCTCCTGAACAGGTGACTCAGACCACGCGCATCGGCATCCGCCTGTGGGCAGAGAAGCCGTGGCGGTTTTACGTGACGGGCAATCGGTTCGTGTCCAGAAAGGGCGCAACGCACCACCGTCCACCTTAG
- a CDS encoding restriction endonuclease: MAQQTLLQPVRPLPAGRISYEQFLEWLDEDTWAEWVDGEVQLMSPVSSEHQEVGSFLITILKLYVSNRQLGVVRYEPFQMKTGVDLPGRSPDILFVSNARRHLLRRTYLDGAADLVVEIVSAESEQRDRMQKFGEYEQGGVREYWLIDPEKRFAEFYVLGEDGKYALQMKGKQGVYHSTVLGGFWLRIEWLWQLPPEVQVLREWELV, from the coding sequence GTGGCACAGCAAACATTGCTACAACCTGTACGACCTCTGCCTGCGGGCAGAATCAGCTACGAGCAGTTCTTAGAGTGGCTGGACGAAGACACGTGGGCAGAGTGGGTAGACGGTGAGGTACAACTGATGAGCCCTGTCTCTTCTGAGCATCAGGAGGTGGGAAGCTTTCTGATTACTATACTCAAGCTGTATGTGAGCAACCGACAACTGGGTGTAGTGCGCTATGAGCCGTTTCAGATGAAAACGGGAGTTGACCTTCCCGGTCGCTCCCCCGATATTCTTTTCGTGAGCAACGCTCGGCGGCACCTGCTGCGTCGTACCTATCTGGATGGGGCGGCAGACCTGGTGGTGGAAATCGTCAGTGCGGAAAGCGAGCAGCGCGACCGCATGCAGAAGTTCGGCGAGTACGAGCAGGGTGGCGTGCGCGAATACTGGCTGATAGACCCCGAGAAGCGGTTTGCGGAGTTCTACGTGCTGGGTGAGGATGGCAAATATGCGCTGCAGATGAAGGGGAAGCAGGGAGTGTATCACAGCACCGTGCTGGGAGGCTTCTGGCTGAGGATAGAGTGGCTCTGGCAATTGCCCCCGGAGGTGCAGGTGCTCAGGGAGTGGGAACTGGTATAG